The region CGGAGATCTTCGCGCGCCTGATCTGTCGATGCAGTCCGGACCGCTGTTAGAATTCATGGCGAAAGAAACCGAGTTCACCGTTCAATTTTTGAACATCGTCTTTCAGTCGACGAATCATCTGGTGAAAAAAGGCAACCCGTTAACGGCTCACGGACGCGTGCACGCCGAACGACCATTCAACAAATCGAAATCAACGGTTCCGACTTCGAGCAGTTCGCAAACTACCGCCGTACCTCCGCCCGGCCCGAAACGACGAAAAACTGTCTCGTGGGGCGATAACGCTGATTCAAACGTTAAAGCGCACCTCGTGCAGCGTTACTGGGACATGTTGTGGCATAGTTTCGGTAATCATCTTCAAGACATGTTGTTCTCTCATTCGTGGGGACCGGTCGATTTCACCGAGAAAATGTTCGGTAATATTGATTACTGTCAGGCGACTGTTATCATCATGGCTGTACAGATGGTGAAACAGGTATCGTATAAAGGTACGTTTCATCGTAGAAAGTGGAGATTGGCAATTTaacttttcatgaaactggtatAACTTTATTTTCTGCTCTAATTCCTCCAACTCTTTCCTTATATTTTTACATGCGCTAGGGCTTATGTGAAATAAGCCAGTCAGAATTGAGTTATCGGCATAATAACAATAACTAAGATAATTTTGAGCTGGTATAAAATCTTCGTCCTAATTTTTATCCGCAGGTCAAAAGAATCTCATTTCACACCATGAACcatgaaatttatattttcctaGTAGTAGATAGATATTTTTCTGTTTCAGATCTATTTCCCGCCgcttgtattccacatttgTTAGTTGTAGCCAAACGGATGCAAGCACATGCTGCTTTCACTGCTTGGGATATAGGTAAGAGAATGTCCTCCAACTCTCGGTTAAAGTGAAAAAGACCACTTATCTTTATAAAGGACGCGTGGAAATGGATAGTAATTCTATTTTCTGTACCACTCTCAACTACCTCTCAGAGTGGTTTACATACTTGATAATGACATTAATGTTTTATGTAATGGaattaataattgaataaaacatTAGCAGAAAATAATGCTCATCAAAATGATCAGTCTTAGAAAATCAGTTTCCCCGGAAAGATTCATGACTGTTTTGTAGTTAGTTATAGGAGATAATGTATGATTTGTTTCATTCAGGTATTGGAGAATGTCTCGCCAGTTCAGTAGTCGATCATTGTTATCCCACTCCACTCGTAAATGCTGAATTTTGTACGAAAACGGGTAAAAAACTGCGAGATAGTTTCCAGCCGATGTCCATGTCGCTTCAAATGATTCAACAATGTATAGACGATGCCACGGATAGAGGTTTGTAACGCTGTGCGGCAGACAGTCATTGTTTGAATCACGAATCGTGTATTTACGTAAACCTTCTGTTATGATAAATTGACTATGTTTTTTCTATGGTTGAACGTATAACGTTTAAACAGCTGACGAcgttttgtttattctattttaGGGGCGAGCGTCGGTAAAGTGATGATATCTCGTATGATTCAACTTCCATTGCTTCTACCGGTGATGTTgcgaattttgaaatcgagCGAGAACGCGTTACAGTGGTGTACGAATAAATCACATGGCTTCCTCAGCACACATTCCATTGGTCCATTCCTGTTAATCACTCAGAGTGATTTGAAAGTACGTAATTCAACAAATGACGATACGGTAGACTGTTTACCGGTAACTCGAACGCTTTCACTTAACTCCTACACGAATCACAACAAAATGTGAATCAAATTCCATTGTTTAACTCTATAATATTGCCTCTACTGGTCCAAATTGATTGAGTTAAAAGAGTACTGTGTTACCGGTAGACTGGTATTAATCTCAGTATTTCAAAGTTAATGACAGCAGAACCCAcatcagttgatgatttaaaaattcatTCTGACTAAAGTTCCTCATCAGagatacaaaaatgaaaagtctaCTGTATGTTTACGCTTCAGAACTGAATGTATAATTCTATTATTTGGTTGTATTTAGTTTCTGAGTGATGAAGTTTCAACAGCTGTTCATATGACGCAGAATCTCTGCGATTCTAAAGGTAGCAGATTGGTGCACGTAGATAGTTTGATGCAAACCGAACTACGAGATGTTTGGCAAGATTTAAGCGATCTTAGCGGCAGTTTACAGGTAAAACGATCATCCAATATTTCACCATCTTAAAGCAATTCTCTCTGTGAAGTTGAATACTTCAGTGATATTATCTGCTGCTCATTTTAcctcaaaataattctttaagaaagataaaatacaatataaacttttagaactttgaagtcacgaattaaaaagatttttcaagcaagcAATGCCCCTTACTCCTAACAACCTCAAGCTTTCAAGGTAACcgcactttgcccatgggcaatttattttaccTAGCGATTATCTGGAGCGTGTATGAAACAACTCTCCGAAGAGATCAGCGACACGGCGACTGAATTTTTCTCCGATGCAATGCCAACCGGAAAAATTTGGAGACAGAAAAACAATCAAGGTACGACATGGTCATCAATACGGGCATttcaatccatctaattctcaCTTGTTATGTAGATGTAATATTTCTACAGAAACTCCCTAAAGAACTACGTCTACTGGGGTCAGATTGATGGTgggaaaaaaatgtgaaaaatcccTTTATTTTGTTGTGAAAAATAACATGATTTATGCCAATTGTGAAGATGTGAAAAATTGCTAAGATCCCAGAGTTCATCAATCTGACCCCTGCGCGTAACAAAAATAGCGTTTTCAACATGCAGTTctggatccggttccacagttgtgagttagagttaactctgagttaaagttagttcattttcaatgttttaactcttagagtcaaatttaactcagaactgtggaactgggttctgtgTATTATCAACGATAAGGCAGATTTTATCGATTATATAAACATGTGTTTCAGAAGGAGATGGTTTTATTGATACGGAGGGTAATGACGTGTCCAGTTGTTTTTCACCTCCGACACACACTCCAATATTTATCTCTATATTTATCTCCTTGTATTCATGAGAATTAGTTTAGATTCCCAAAAATTAAAGTTGTGTACGTAGTTCGCTTTCGTGAAGTCCAAATTGTGACACTAGTTCATATCCTATCTTATCGGCGCACATTCATATTCATTGTCACCTTCTGAAAAAGTCagtgtaaaaaaaaaagtcGATGCTATATATGGTAATTGTAGACCTGTAGACATCTCCGTGGTACACATTGTTGAAGTTCTTCCGCAATTAAGGGTGTATTAAAAAGTTTCATGTAGAAATAGTAGTAATCTGCTCTCTGAAACCTTGATTTCATCTGTTCATGCTGGTTTTACTATAGGCTTTTAAAAACTATAGATCTCTATTCATATGTCGGGCTCGATTGCATTCATAATCAGTCAATTCACTTCATAAAGTAGATGTGTACAACTTTGCTGATTGTCAAGCCACAAGTACGCAACCAAATCTTTGACGCCCTCCCCAGTGGATGCATATGTTCTTCATGAATGGTCATTTACTCCTCGTGTCTCGCTTGAAAACAATTACACATTTCCGATGACGAAAACCTCAGTAGATCCCCATATTGTCTCTATGGCTCCATTCATATAATTTAATCATTACTTAGTttagtaattttgatgattgaCTAATGAAATAGCTTATCAGgcggtggccactgacctggcaAATTCAggaaaatttgagaaaaaatttCGCGAAATTCAGATAATATTGACCACTTGTTTTTCTTATGGATACGtgattcgatgaaaaatgaatgaattgtaacattcaATCAGTggaaagtggcgccaccctgattATGTGCTTTAGTAATAATACTCAAGTATtctaaattgtattttttcattacagaATTTCCGACTGAGGCGAATGAATACGTTCGACACGGTTTAAACGCTATTTTAGAGCCGGTTATAGCCGGCGCAGAAAAACTAAAGGTCACATCACAACTCGGCGTCATTTCGGTAGCCGTTTCTAAAATGTGCGAAGCGTGGACAGATTTTATACTGAAGGAAAGAATTAGGTTCAGGTATGTAAAGCTAGTACGTACATgataaaccctttcagtgcagtgtataaatcagtaaTGGACTGTACTAAGTACACCAcgtattagtaactaacaatgTACCGAAGAGCTGTACgtccgttattcaacacactggggtggaatttttcaaaacttgCAAATCATCTCCAACACTaaggtattgattagtcaacACTGAAAAAAGGGTTAATGACTACCAGAAATCTTTGCTTTTTATGCAAAATGGGATCTCAATTTGCTCTTTTTCAATAAACACCATATTGCTTGCCAGTTCAGACTTGATGGAGGATTGTAAAACTGCatttgaaatttccaattatgcacttcgattgaaaaagaaaattatgtaaatttcaattgCAAAATGAAACCCCCTGTTCTGTTCCCGGTAGGTTGGACACTTTAAGATGATGGCTATTTTAAGATGATGATAAGACTACGATATGTTTATATGATGgttatattattttctattgcaGTCTTCACGGCGCGTGtcaactgaaaattgatttcgattACGTCATCTCATGGCTCGACTCTTACATAGAAAATACCGAGGTCAAGCAGAGTGTTCTTTCTCTGGACGTTTTCAAATACTTGGACGGTATTACGCAATTACTCATGAAACAACCGCCCAGAATCGGGAAAATGACCGAAGAAAAGGGTACGTTTTAGCAACATAAATCGTCAGGTTGGCCACTTAACTAGAAATCAAGGTAgagtcagggaaatttcttttcttaaaCAAAGTCAGGGAATATTCGGGGAATATTGTaagaaaaaagttgaaaatcagggaaaacgtCTGTGAAATTTGTTAAGATTATATCTTGCGTATtggactgtgttaattgattggattaaGAAAAAGAACATACATGTCAGGAAATAGTCGCGATCGAAGCaaatgaaagtggccaccGTGACCGtattatctgaaaataattgatgatttagaacaCATAGATATGCGGAGTAGCCGTTGGCTATCTAACAATGGTTCTATTCTATTTGTAGCGACCGACTATAGTCCGAGTACAATCACAGAGCAGTCGTCTATATCACAAACCTCCGATGTAGCGAGCAATAAAATGGATGACTTGGACACAAGTTCGTGTCTGGTAAAGAACGTTGATGATTGGTTGAGTCTACGGGTACAAGGTGGCTCGAGATCGTGGAAGATCGCTACGTGTTTTAACGCGTCGTGACAATGCCTTCCGTGTATAGGTAATGTTTAGTGTACTTAACATGgtgaattcaaatattcagtCAACTCTGCTACTAAGGTATATTTGTACCCTATTATTATGGATGAACTTGACTAGCTGTTGGAACTAATAATCGAAGACACTGTAGTTCAATCTCACGCATTTTCATCAGTGTCTTGAAACTAGGTCCGAACTACAGCGACTTCGTTCAATCACGATTAACTATCTTCAGACTGTTAATTGGACTAACACTTTGTTCACTATTGGTCTACTAGCTATGAGAACCGAAGTTCTCTGAGCCTCTCCAGTTGGGACAAAAGTGGTCATGAAGTCTGGACTTAGTTCGTAAGATTGACAAAGAATCAAAATTGgcttattttctgaaatttaagCCTTTTACAGAAGATTGTATGTACAACATTCGAAATCTGAATTCCTATTTCAGCAGAGTTTACTGTATATATGATGCACATCTTAGTCTTCTATTCTCTAGATGAGAATCTAAAAACATACATATCATCAGATTGATAAATGTGATAAAGGGTCGAATGAAAGAGATAATGTTCGATAGATCAGTGTTCGGATTTATGCTTAGTGAGCTTCAGACCGATTCACAAAGCAATAAATCGTCATAGGGACCAAATATGTATCTATGATCGATAAATGGCTTGATGGCAATGCTCCGTAGACAGTATTATCAGTATTGTCATATATAAAACATCTATTCATTCATGTCGTTCGTCCAAGTATAATTCATATCAATATAACAATCTAGGCATAAAATATTGagatgttattcatttatatatatatatatatgtatggaCAACGCAATTGTTTTTAAAATAACTTTGCATTGTCAATAATTAGAATAATTAACACAGTCACTGCTGACTACAAGACCCCCACTTGCAACTACTAGCTATCTCAAAGCTAAACCTTCTTATATTTGCACCggagcagggattcgaacctgatggcattgacGTAAACAAACAACGCTTCGTTCTAAATGCTCATTagtcaattttgaaaatggctgaTTATGTACTGGCTCTATTGCCAATTAGGGAGATACTCACAGCCTGAACAGGGGGCAGCAGGGTATTACCACGGAGGCAGTGAATGTGTTAATGATGTATGTATTGTTCGGGATGACGGTAAATTActtcatcttcatttaattcttaTACACAGAACAAAAAAACGTAGTATAGATACATATAATGTGAAATAATGCAATGCACCGTTTCTATGCCAGTATAATCATGATGCAATAAAGAATATTATCAAGACGTTTAATAGAAATATGTATCTGAAAACAGTGCATCCTATTGATGTGTTTCAACATATATTTGTGACAGGAAAACAGCTtccatttggtaaaaatatTGTCTCATCGATgtaaaaaaaaggtttttgttCAATGCTCAGCTTGTATTAGAAAAAACCCGAATCAATTATAGGGGTTACCTTTCAAAAAAACTGGGTGATTAGTTTTCATCTATTATAATGGAGGTTTTGGAAACCGAagagatatatttattttgtgtggtataaaactggtataaTCAATGATTTTTGTTGTCAAACAGCGTAGAATACGTATTATACCCCTCGGTATCgacatatcatatcatattgttatatatttcttattgaaCTTAAAGTTAACttggaaaaaaatatgaaatattgatgtgatacatgtattgCCAAATAATAAGTACTTAAGATATAGTAA is a window of Tubulanus polymorphus chromosome 2, tnTubPoly1.2, whole genome shotgun sequence DNA encoding:
- the LOC141900888 gene encoding uncharacterized protein LOC141900888, giving the protein MAGRGPSLRSIGKVHSVETENPPLTSSLSRDEDILQISTFDPEIARETTKSMQKILRICNPGNHVCLRNQGGSDFLHCRRSIRLGKNYLELRNLVQKRSRLELIRDYCCRIQSLAAFIKELQGLVAEEYVTWQKVTASCTDAEIGKSNLEHLRPICEDLRLQIFHWNSVKQHLHRDVWLGAKLATLGHEMEFVRITFERMVHTALWWTSRLVQLGVDIFAHIDMSRLSQTQIWNVMRGMEELNSILGFIKSNHIHPYESSDLQSSLSKKIELPKDFIAYKFHAQQSNDLAYIMHPNNLKSITFSKLLHSIAETHARFVADTAYRFFFHNDEFLTLLKSSKIHDYSWSVFSKSDSALSTTQQPQLQHQVPSDTSDYHSCTGSRTSLSDTFLKVGDLRAPDLSMQSGPLLEFMAKETEFTVQFLNIVFQSTNHLVKKGNPLTAHGRVHAERPFNKSKSTVPTSSSSQTTAVPPPGPKRRKTVSWGDNADSNVKAHLVQRYWDMLWHSFGNHLQDMLFSHSWGPVDFTEKMFGNIDYCQATVIIMAVQMVKQVSYKDLFPAACIPHLLVVAKRMQAHAAFTAWDIGIGECLASSVVDHCYPTPLVNAEFCTKTGKKLRDSFQPMSMSLQMIQQCIDDATDRGASVGKVMISRMIQLPLLLPVMLRILKSSENALQWCTNKSHGFLSTHSIGPFLLITQSDLKFLSDEVSTAVHMTQNLCDSKGSRLVHVDSLMQTELRDVWQDLSDLSGSLQRLSGACMKQLSEEISDTATEFFSDAMPTGKIWRQKNNQEFPTEANEYVRHGLNAILEPVIAGAEKLKVTSQLGVISVAVSKMCEAWTDFILKERIRFSLHGACQLKIDFDYVISWLDSYIENTEVKQSVLSLDVFKYLDGITQLLMKQPPRIGKMTEEKATDYSPSTITEQSSISQTSDVASNKMDDLDTSSCLVKNVDDWLSLRVQGGSRSWKIATCFNAS